One window from the genome of Microbulbifer sp. ALW1 encodes:
- a CDS encoding AEC family transporter, whose protein sequence is MWETFNFALSVTGPIFLTLLVGYGLARKGLLSESFVDDASKLVFLVTLPALLFFNIFGSDARVTDEWPLLAAGLIGTVLTVPLAWLTARSLEHGDRSAFIQGAFRGNLGIIGLAWAANAYGPGGLAQAALLMAVITIFYNAAAVALFAVYSQKAQFSWLKLAKDIARNPLIVAIVLALVAKAVGLKLPQMLVQTGEYLASVTLPLALLCIGASLDLSMLRRSSFGAFAASGFKLLIVPLVLLGVGWLFQLDGQAMAILFLLAATPTASASFIMARALGGNSQLAANIVALSTLFSIVTASLGLALLKVSFP, encoded by the coding sequence ATGTGGGAAACCTTCAATTTTGCGCTGTCGGTTACCGGCCCCATTTTCCTTACTTTGCTGGTGGGGTACGGGTTGGCGAGAAAAGGTTTGCTGAGTGAGTCCTTTGTGGACGACGCCTCGAAGCTGGTCTTTCTGGTAACGCTGCCGGCGCTGTTGTTTTTCAATATTTTCGGGTCCGATGCCCGTGTCACTGATGAGTGGCCGCTACTGGCGGCAGGGCTGATCGGTACTGTGCTCACCGTGCCACTGGCCTGGTTGACGGCGCGCTCTCTCGAACACGGCGACCGCAGTGCCTTTATCCAGGGAGCTTTCCGCGGCAACCTGGGGATTATCGGCCTGGCATGGGCGGCCAATGCTTACGGCCCTGGTGGGCTGGCACAGGCGGCGCTGCTGATGGCGGTTATCACTATTTTCTACAACGCCGCGGCGGTTGCACTGTTTGCGGTGTACAGCCAGAAAGCCCAGTTCAGCTGGTTAAAACTGGCAAAAGACATTGCCCGCAACCCGCTGATTGTCGCCATCGTACTGGCGCTGGTGGCCAAGGCAGTAGGGCTCAAATTGCCGCAGATGCTGGTGCAGACCGGTGAGTATCTTGCCTCGGTGACCCTGCCACTGGCACTGTTGTGTATCGGTGCCAGCCTGGATCTCAGCATGCTCCGGCGCAGTTCTTTTGGCGCCTTTGCCGCCAGCGGTTTTAAATTGCTGATCGTGCCGCTGGTATTGCTGGGGGTTGGTTGGCTGTTTCAGCTGGATGGGCAGGCGATGGCGATTCTGTTTTTACTCGCCGCTACGCCTACGGCGTCTGCGTCCTTTATCATGGCGCGCGCACTGGGTGGCAATAGCCAGTTGGCGGCGAATATC